ATATCCGGTACTACCCCAGGCAGCCGGAATCCCTGACTCAATAACCGCATCAATTACATCCGGTACGGCATCACCAGGTACAAAAATAATGACGGCGTCAGCTTGTTTAAGTTTTTCTACGGTAGGCGGATTATGTGCATCAAATGCTTCCGAGAGTTCTTCTCCGAGTAGCTCAACTACTTTTCCACCTGTCTTTCCAGTTCCTATAACCGCGATCTTCATAAATCTGATTCTTATTCAGTGATAAATTTATTGTGCAACATGCGAACAATGTCTTCAGCTTGTTTTTGATCAACCAGAAAACACAAGTTATTCGGGCTTGCGCCATGACAAATCAAGCGAACATTGTAATCCTCAAGTGCTGTAAATAAAGGGCCTCCAATACCTGACGTTTTCTGAAGGTCATTACCAATAAGCGCAATTAAAGCGAGACCTTTTTCAACGATTACTTCAGCAAACCGCCCGAGCTCTTCCAAAATATTATCATCCAACTCTACTTTATTAGCTGCATTTACGGCTGTATCCAGAGTGAGTGCTACACTAACCTCACTGGTACTTACCAGGTCAACAGAAATTTTATGCTCAGCCAATACTTTAAACAAATGCGCCAGAAAACCATGCTGGTGAAGCATTTCAAGACTATTCAAGGTCAGCAATGTTTGATCTCTTCTCAGGGAAATTGCCCGAATTGGGGGCTTTTTATCCGCATCTTTTACGATATACGTTCCCGGGTTTTCAGGATCAGAACTCGAAGCTACCCGAACATTCACACCACCCCTGATCGCTGGCTTAAGCGTTGCCGGATGGAGCACCTTGCCGCCAAAAACTGAAAGCTCGGCTGCTTCATCAAAAGTAATTTCGTTAATCGGAAAGGCTCCCGGTACAATTCTTGGATCGGTTGTAAACACCCCAGCTACATCTGTCCAGATTTCCAGGGTATCTGCTCCGACTGTTTCAGCAAATAATGATGCAGAAAAATCACTACCACCCCGGCCCAGCGTCGTTGTATTTCCAAATACATCCGAACCGATAAAACCCTGAGTCAGATAGGTCTTCCCTTTCTGAATATGCTTTGCAGCTTTCTTCTTTATGGATGCTAAAATGGGTTCTGCATTTCCAAACGTGGAATCCGTTTTCATCACATTCCGGGCATCCAGCCACTCGGCATCCACACCGTTTTGCCTCAGGACTTCTACAAATACCCTGGTAGACATCAGCTCTCCAAAGGCATACAACGCATCTTTCCAGCGCTTATCACGGCCTACAAAATCAAGATGTTCCCGTAGTTTTGAAAACTCAGTATAAAAGGCATCACGAAGCTTTTCTTGCTCTTTACAATGTTCAATAATTTCAAGATGGCGCTTTTCGATGTTGCCAAGCAGTTCTTCCCGTTGGGTAGAATCCAGCTGATTAGCTGAAAGAGCTACCAGATCGTTGGTAGTACCTGAAGTAGCACTGATTACAATAAGCTGACGGTCAGGATCGGCCGCCACAATACGGGCACTGCGCTGCATGGCTTCAAACGTGCCCACGCTGGTGCCTCCGAATTTGGATACAATCATTAATTAAAAAAGTTTGTTTGATGAATGAGCGAATTCTGAAAATAAAGACTCTTACACTCAATCCCTTATAGAAAAGCGCTGTTTACCTATTTTTTACGGTTTTTAAGAGATGAATGAGTACATGCCTCATTCCCAAGAATTTTGTATCCTCACTCGACATTAAATTCAGAACAAATTTTACTTCATGGATTCAGCACTAATCACCAGCGACGCGGTTACATTTGGACTTTTGATGGCTATACTTGCCGGAATTTTTGTCACCTCCCACAGTGAAAATCCTAAATGGCAGAAATTCTACAAGTTTGTTCCTTCGTTGCTCTTGTGCTATTTCATCCCCTCGCTGCTTACTACTTTTGGAGTGGTTTCTGAAGCCGACTCCAATCTCTATTATGTAGCTTCCCGGTATCTGCTGCCGGCAAGTTTGGTATTGCTTACCCTGAGCATTGATCTCAAGGGAATTATGAACCTGGGACCTAAAGCTATTATTATGTTTTTGGCAGGAACCGGGAGTATAATGATTGGTGGTCCTCTCGCCTTATTGATTGTAGGAACCATCAGTCCGGAGATTGTTGGCGGAACCGGACCGGAAGCCGTTTGGCGTGGACTCGCGACTGTAGCCGGAAGCTGGATCGGTGGTGGTGCTAACCAAACGGCCATGCTGGAAGTATTTGAACCCAGCACCGATTTATTCGGTGCTATGGTTACCGTGGATATTATCGTGGCCAACATCTGGATGGCTTTTCTGCTATACGGTGCCGGTATTTCCGAACAGGTGGACAAATGGTTCAAAGCAGATGCCTCTGCTATTGATGAGCTCAAACACAATATTGCCGAATATCAGGCAAACATCGCTCGGGTTCCTACTTTAGTCGATTTCACCAAAATAATAGCTGTCGCATTTGTGATCGTGGCCCTTGGTCACCTTGCCGGTGATTCCATTGGTCCATGGATTGATGAAAATGCACCCGCTCTTGCAGATTTAAGTCTGAACTCGTCCTTTTTCTGGATTGTAGTCGTAGCTACTACTGGCGGACTGATTTTGTCGTTCACTAAAGTTCGTGATTTGGAAGGAGCAGGAGCTTCGAAACTGGGAAGTCTTTTTCTGTACATCCTGGTGATGACCATTGGAATGAAGATGAATATTGCCTCTATGCTCGATGCACCCGGTTTTTTCGTAATTGGTGCGGTCTGGATTCTGATCCATGTGGCCGTATTGTTAACTGTGGGTAAGCTCATCAAAGCCCCTTTCTTCTTTGTAGCGGTAGGCAGTCAGGCCAACGTAGGAGGTGCTGCATCTGCTCCCATCGTGGCCTCAGCTTTCCACTCAGCCCTTGCTCCGGTGGGCGTATTACTTGCCGTACTGGGATATGCCTTAGGTACTTATGGAGCTTATTTATGTGCTATTATGATGCAGGCGATTTCAGGAATGTAGATCCAAAGATTAATACCATTCTTTTAACCCCATAAAGGCCACAAAGACACAAGGGCGCAGATTCACTAAGTTTTTGTGCACATTAACTTTGTGGCACTTAGTGTCTTACAGCCTTGGTGGCAATCTGTATTCAAAGTTTTACCGTCGAATACCCCGATTCTCAGAAATCCTTAATTCCTTTCAAAATTTGAGATATGCTCTGCTCTTCTTCGTATCTTTGAAGCCTAATTTTAACCCTGATTAAATATCCTGTTTCTTGAAGAGAGCACTTAAGTTCCTGTTCACCTTTCTGGCCGCGGCAGCCTTTGTTTTTGCTATGGTCATTGGGCTCAATTATTCCGGCTTTGAAACCCTTTTTGAAAATGAAGCCGGCATGGCTGAAGGTAGCCAGTATATCGAAAACACTTATTCTTTAGCCGGACTGGCTGAATTTATCGGCGAACACCCCGAATGGGTTTCTATCACTTCCTATAATGTAAACCAACCAGATTCCGGCATCTTTTATCAGGAAAACGTGCCCCGTGCATTGGGAGCAACAGCCAATTTATTCCTGCTCATAGAATATGAAAGACAGATTGCCGAAGGACTCCTTAATCCAACAGAATCGATTAGTCTGACTGAGATTAAAAAATTTGCATTACCTGAAATCAGTGAAAACAATCATAATAAACTGATTGAAGAGTTTGAAGATGGTTCTGCTCCTCTCGATGATGTGGTTCTGGCTATGCTTCAGAACAGTGATTTGGTTTCGGCTGATTACCTGTGGTTTCGGCTGGGAGAAGAAAATATACGTGCATTAATTGATACGCTGGGAATGTCCGAAACATCACTACCTCTTCCCTTCAGTGGAATGTACACGCGTATCAATCCTTCTTTGAACGATACATCTGTTTTAAATAAACTAAGCTACTCTGATTTTGCGGAGCAATCCATTGCTGAAGCAAGAAAATTGAAGGACGATGCCGATTACAATCAAAAAGTAAAAGATCAGTTTTATGATGACCGGTTGTCTATTACATTCATGCAGGAAAGAGATGCTCTGGCTTATTTCCCTCAGGCTACCACTAACCAACTCACTCAATTAATGACGCTGCTTTTGGATAACGAAATCATAAATTCTGAGGTTTCCGAGGCCGTAAAAAATAAACTTCGCTGGCCAATGGGCTCTGAACCCATTACCCGGAGCTTTAAAGACTATGGAGCTATTTATGATAACCGGATGGGACTTTTAGGAGGTATCGATTTCGGAACTTCCATCTATGATGGACATACTTCTGTTCAGGCTGTTTTCTTTGATCAGCTTCCGGTTGGATTCTGGGTGCATATGAGCGCCAATCATATGCAGGAAGACTATCAGCAGCGACTCATTTGGGATCCTGCCCTGTACGAAACCACACAAAATGAAATTGCCGGCGACAATGAATAACTACCGACTTTTATATCTCTATTGGGTTATACCTGCCTACCTTTTGTTTCTGGTTGTTCAGCAGGGCCTGGTTCATCAAAGTGCAATTGATACCTATGAGAATGGAACTACCTATCTTGCTGAAGTGACGGATTTTGATATCAAACAAATTGCGGCTCAAAGCAATGGTTATATTGATATCCGCTTTGAAGTTGAAGGAGAAGTTATTGAGCGCCGGTTATCCTTATCCGTTCAAATGGCACAGGAGCTGATGGAAAGTTCTAATATTCCTATACGCTATCAGAAAGGAGCTTTCCAGGAAATTGTACTTTATCCCACTTTTAATATTCAGAAAAGCACATCCCTTTTTAACATGAGTGTGGCCTTTGTAGGTTTGGTCGTGACTGTAATTTCCGGTTTTTTTGTACATCGTTATGTACGAAGAAAAGTCACAAATGAAAACGACGAGAAATTTGAAATTGAACGGGTAGATTAATGGAAACCGGTACACTTTATCTTATCCCAACAACACTAGGCAAAACTCCGGATAACAATACCATTCCAGAGTATACTCTCAATGTTTTAAGAAAACTAGATGTATTGATGGTGGAAAACCTGAAGAGCGCTACGTCTTTTTTGCAGTGGGTTGGTGATACCGTTCCTGAGTACGAGATCGATTTTTATCCGTTGAATAAAAACACGCCCGAGCAGGAAATTCATTCCTTCCTGAAACCCATGCTAAATGGTCGTAATGCCGGAATTCTCTCCGAGGCTGGCGCTCCAGGTGTAGCCGATCCGGGAGCCCGATTAGTAAAGTTAGCTCATCAATACCAAATTAGAGTCGTTCCTCTTGTAGGACCTTCCTCTATTTTGCTCGCGCTGATGGCTTCGGGTTTTAACGGGCAGGAATTCTCTTTTCATGGTTATCTGCCAATGGATCAGAACAAGAGAAAGTCTATGATTACCCAATTGGAGGGAGAATCCAGACGCCACGACCGGACTCAGATTTTCATGGAGGCTCCTTACCGGAATAATGAACTATTTGGAGATATCATTTCAACCTGTTCCCCGGCCACCCGGCTGTGTACTGCAACCGATATCACCCTTCCTTCCGAAGAAATAATTTCGAAACATATTTCTGAATGGGAATCTATGAAAAAGCCTGATCTGCATAAACGACCTACCATCTTTATTCTCTATGCAAAATAAAAAAGCCCCGTCAATTGATGAGGCTTTTCACTTACTAAAGTAGATAGCTTTAATTTAATGTGCACCAGCAGCATTCAATAATTCTACCACACCATCGTGGTGATGCGTTATTGCCTGATCTTTTGCAGACCAACCACGATCGTCATGCACGTCTACGTCGCCGCTGTTTTCTATCAATAATTGTACAATATCATAATGCCCGTTCGTCGAAGCCCAATACAACGCTGAGGTTCCCCTGTTGTCACGGTGATCTATAGCTGCACCCTTTTTAATCAAAAGCTCAACTATTTTTTTATGCCCATGTTTGGCAGCCTTCAATAGAGCTGTTCTTTCATGGCTATCTTTCGTGTTTACATCTATACCATCTTGAAGCAGACTATTGATGGTTTCAAAATCGCCGCTTTCTGCGGCATCCAGAAATGATATTTCGTCATTCATAACGTATCCTCCTCTAATGAGAGATTTAGATTGGCTCCTGAATTGTAATTTTCAGGTGGTCAAATGTCAAATTAGAAATACAACGCTAATTTAAAGATTGGATGAATTGCGATAGTTAGAAAAGAAAAACCCGATATCAGTTTTTGAGAGCTACTATGTTTAAAAAGCTACTAATAAAAATCGGCTCTGTACAGATATCGGGCTAAAGCTACATTACTTAAGACGAGTATAAATCTGAATAGTTTCTACATTGATGTTAAATAATTGTAAATGAAGTTTAGAATAATCTAAGCTGTGTACCTGTGCTTTTCACAAAATGGTCTGTAGTCAGATATCGTTTCTTCTCATTGAGCCCCAAACGTTTAGCCTGAACTTTAAAAAGATCTGAAATCTGTTTTGAGAAATTTCCTTTTCCCTTCATGCGCTCATTCCACTCATAGCTGTTTAACTTCCCGTCACGGATATCTAAAATTTTGCGCAGTACTTTCTTTTTTCTTTCCGGATAATGCTGCTCCAACCATTCTTTGAACATATCTTTAACTTTATAGGGCAACCTCACAATGGTATATCCTGCAAATGATGCCCCGGCCGCTGAAGCTTTTTCTAAGATCCTGGCACATTCATGATCCGTTAATCCGGGGATGATGGGTGCTACATTTACTCCAACAGGTATGCCGGCATCAGCCAGCTGGCGGATAGCATCTAACCGGCGATTAGGACGGGATGTCCGAGGTTCCATCACTCCGGTCAGGTCTTTATCCAGGGTTGTAACCGATATTGTTACGCTAACACAGTTATAATCATTCAACTCACAGAGGAGATCAATATCCCGCGTTATCAGGTGATTCTTTGTTATCAACCCAACTGGATTTCTGAATTCAGCCAACACTTCCAGGCAACCTCTCGTTAACTCCAGCTTTCTCTCAAGCGGTTGATATACATCCGTAACACCACTCATAGCAATTACCTGTGGTTTCCATTTTGGAGAACTCAGCTCCTTCTTAAGCAGTTCAGGCGCATTGTATTTGACGACAATCTTGGATTCAAAATCCAAACCTGAAGAATACCCCAAATATTCATGATATGGCCGGGCATAACAATAAATACAGCCATGCTCGCATCCCCGATAGGGATTTATACTTGCGTTAAAACCAATATCTTCGCTCTTGTTGTAGGTTATTACTGTTTTGGTATCGTCCCTGATTAATTGGGTTTTTTGGGATGGTTTCTCCCCTGTCTCTTCATCCAAATCGTAATCAATATAATTTCCTTCAAAACGGTTAACGGGATTATCTGATGCGCCTCTCCCTCTTAGTGGATTTTGCTTGCCTGCCATAAATGCCTCCTGAATTATTTGTACATATATCACACATATAATATATGATTTCAGAAGTTCTTTTAAAACAAAAAGCCCCATCTGATTTCAGATAGGGCTTCAAATAGTGCACCAGGTATTAAGCGATGTAATTAATTATTCAGTGCAGGTGGTGTTATTCAGATTTTCGTCCCAGCAGGATTTTGCACCATTATTGTAATTAGGTGATATAATAAATCCGGTAATTGTTTCAGTGTTATAGCTGATCGTTGTTGTCTCATCCTCAGATACATCTGTAAAAACGACTGTCTTTACAGTTCCATCAAATTCGTAGCTAATGGTATCACCTAGATTATTATTTCGATCACTTTCAACCTCAAGCATTACTGAAGCTGAATTTTCAGATCGTTGCCAGGTAACTACAGAAACTTCCTGTCCGGATCCCAGGTCAAAATAAGTCCAGGTACCACTTGTAGCATCAAAGTCGGATGTTCCTGTGAAAAAGAGTTGGTTATCAAGACCGAGTCCGGAACTTGTAACATAAAAATTCCAGATTACTTCATCAGTAGACTCGGCGTTAGCTGTCAGCCTAACACCAAAATTCTGGCCATTGGCAGCGGTATCAAAACTCCACTCCCATTCTGAGTTATTTACAACTTCGGCAGTTTCATCTTGAGCGGCTGTAATCAATACTTTTGGAATAGCCAGGTTTACTTCTAGAATTGCTTTAGCTACACCTGCTGCAACCAAAGCAGTATTGAAATTTGATTCCGCTAATTTAGCAACTGTTTTATTTGATGCTGTTTGCATCTCGGATATATCTACAGACGTAGATTCAACCGGTGGTATTTCTGGTGGGTTTTTATCACTGCTTGTGGTATTGCAGGAAAATAGAAACAGGGAAACGGTAAGCAATAAACAGGTAAAAGATGTTATTCGGTATTTCATAATCATAGATTCTTTAGTGTTCATTGCCTTAAACCAGCTTCCAAAACTGATGTTCCCGACTAATTACTCGGAAACACCATACACCTTTTCACCAGCAACCCATGTTTCCAGAATGTTTACTTTCCAGATTTCACTGGCAGGAATCTCAAAATAATCCTGATCAATAATTACAAAATCAGCCCACTTTCCTTTTTCTATTGAACCGATTACATCTTCCTGGTGAGCGGAATAAGCAGCATCGACGGTAAAAGCTTTGAGTGCTTGCTCTCTGCTCAGCGATTCATCCGGATACCAGCCATTGGGTGGGTTTCCCTGGTGATCCATTCGGGTTACTGCAGAATATAATCCCCAAAAAGGGTTTGAAGGCTCAACCGGAAAATCAGAACCGGCAGCAACTACTGTTCCCTGATCTAAAAACGTCTGCCAGGCATAGCCGCCTTCGATTCGTTCTTCTCCGACCCGATCAACCGCCATATTTTTATCGCTGGTGGCATGTCTGGGCTGCATAGAGGCAATTATATCTAATTCTTTAAATCGTGGGATATCTTCAAGGGCTACTATCTGGGCATGCTCAATTCTGTGCCGAAGCCCCTGATTTCCAAGTTCATCCCGAATATGAGCAAAAGCATCCAGGATCACGCGGTTTGCCCGGTCTCCGATAGCATGCACATTGGTTTGAAAACCTGCAGAAGCAGTTGTCATCATTGTCTTGTTAAATTCTTCCTGATCGGCAAACAGTAATCCACGGTTACCGGGATCATCAGAATAGGGCTCAATCATAGCTGCTCCCCTGCTCCCAAGTGCCCCATCCGAATAAAGCTTTACACTTCTCAGAGCCAATCGGTCATTCGCGTATGATTCTACCGGTCCATTCTGAGAAAGCTCTTCAAAGGCCTCCATACCGCCAATCATAGCATAAACTCGGGTGGTCATTTTATCCTGATCAGCAAATTCTTTATAAATTTCCCAGTTTTTAGCGCTTACGCCAGCATCATGAACCGATGTAAGTCCAACACTAGCCATCTGCTTTAATGCTTCTTCCAGTGCCCGTTTTCTTTCAACTTCAGTGGGCTCTGGTATTACTTCATTGATATAATTTTCAGCTGCATCAACAAAAACACCGGTAGCATTTCCGCTGGCATCCCGGATGATTTTACCGCCTTGAGGATCCGGAGTGTCTTTACTGATTTGAGCCAGCTCCATCGCTTTGGAATTTACCCAGCCAGCATGTCCGTCTACTCTTGAAAGATATACCGGACGATCAGGTACAACTCTGTCTAAATCTTCGGCGGTTGGAAATTCATTTTCTTCCCACAGGGTCTGATTCCAGCCACGACCCTGAATCCATTCCAGTTCAGGGTTTGCTTCCGCGTAAGCTTTGATAGTATCCAGTGTGGCTTCAAGTGATTCTATACCCGCTACATTCACATTCAATTCCTGAAAACCCAGTCCCATTACATGTCCATGAGCATCAATTAAACCAGGAAGAACGGTCTTTCCTTCTAAATCAATGACCTCTCCGGCAGCTCCATCAGAAAGTTCTTGTCCCCCAACCTGTTTTATTTTTCCATCTTCAATAATCATGGTTTCAAACGTGACGAGTGAATCTCCGGAAAATGTATATCCATTGGCATTGACAAAAGTTTTAACATCTCCGCTATTTGTACAAGCGCTTATTGAAATTGCGAGAGCAAAAAGAAAAACAAGTAGTTTTTTCATATGTATGATTTGATTAGAATTTCTTGAATATAAGGAAAGGAATGGGCTTTGATAAGCGTTTTGCAAGCTTTGATGTTTTTCACATTAAGGTTGTATAATATTCGGTAATTACTGTTGATAATAATTTTGAATAGAATTATTTAGCTCCAAAATAAAAGGAAGTCTTACTTATTGAATCATCTGCAGTTCACATATAGCTTGTTACTTTTTCTGGTTTTCATCCTTGGCATCCCGGGGTATTCACAAAATACTGAAGCTGACAGCCTCAGGAATATTATAAATGCATACAATACTGATTCCTCTATAGAAGACACCACACTGGTCAATACACTTATAGAGTTGAGTACATTCTATCGCTTTTCTGATATGGATAGTACCCTAAAGTATGCTAACCTAGCTGCTTCGGAAGCCATTAATGCTGATTTCACCAAAGGAAAATTAAATGCCCGTTATTTACAGGCTATTGTTTATTACAACCGCGGGGATTATGAAAGAACGGCTGAAATAGCTCGTCAATCTTTAGGCGAAGCCGGAAGTGAACAGTTCAAGCAGGAACGAGCACTGCTTAATCAGTTAATAGGAATTTCATATTCTGCCCGGGGAAGCTACCAACCCGGACTTAGTTATTTCTTCGAAGCTTATGATCTTTTTAAAGAACTTGGAAATGATTTAGGCACCTTTCAAAACCTCAATAATATTGGGGTAAGTTACCTGAAGCTGGAAGATTATGAAGAGGCTCTTGCTATTTTTTCAGAGCTCGATTCCCTTCGCTCACTTGAACCATCTACCATTTCCATTCCCGTGAACCTGGGATTTATCTATTATGAACTTGATCAGTTAGAAAAAGCAGAGCAACAATTGATGCGGGTTATAAATTTTGATGGATCTGATTTTGATCAGCGTGCAATTGGCCTCTCCACTTTTAAACTTGGTGAAATTCACCTCCGCTGGAGAAATTATTCCAAAGCTCTCGATTACTTCAATCGGTCTATAGACAAGTATGAAGAGCTTGGCAACGAACTGGAAAAAGTACAGTCTTTAAACGGGATTGCTCGCAGCTATTTACAACAAGGAGCCTTAAATCAGGCATTACGTTTCGGAAATAATGCCTTTAAAATAGCCAATGAGCTAGGCGGACTTCCTGAGAAAAACATGTCAGCCGGAACCCTTTATGAAATTCACAAAGCTCATGGGAATTTTGAGAATGCACTTAGCTATCATGAGATTTACAAAAATCTTTCTGACAGCTTAAGTAATGATGAAATAAATCGTGAGGTTGGAAGGCTGGAAGCGGAATACGAATTCCGTGAAAAAGAACTGCAAATGCGGGAAGCTCAGCAGCAACAAAATCTTGAAAACGCAAGTCGGGTTGCAAACAGAAATATTCTGATTCTAATTAGTCTATCCCTGTTATTTATTGCTGTGATTGTTGCTTATGCACAATACCGAAACTCTGCTCTTCGCAAGAAAGCAAACGATCTTCTTCGCGAAAAAAATGACCATATAGAACAGCAGGCCGTTCGTCTTGAGGAGATGAACGATATAAAAATGCATCTTTTCTCTATTATTGCACACGACCTGAGAGGTCCGCTGAGTTCGTTATATGGGTTTATCACTTTGAACCAAATGAATGAGCTTTCAAAAGAAAAGATACAGGAACTAATTCCTGAGCTGTCTGATAAATTCCGCTATACCTCCAATCTGCTGAATAATTTATTGAACTGGGCTAAAAGTCAGCTGGAAGGTTACAGAGTAATTCCTGAAGAGTTTAATTTGAGACAGTTGCTGGTGGAAAATCAGAAGCTTCTGGATTATCAGGCAAAAGAGAAGAACATCACGGTTAAAAATAACACTGATGATGAGACTGTATATGCGGATAAGAATATGATCAGCCTGGTACTGCTGAATCTTCTTTCAAACGCCATAAAATTTACTCCGGAAAATGGAAGCATCGCTCTTTGGACTGAGACGAAAGAACACCATATCCAATTTAGCATAAGAGATACGGGTGTCGGAATTCCTGAAGATAAGCTTACACTCTTATTTGAAGAATCCAGTTTTTACACAACTGATGGAACCAATAATGAAAAAGGTACCGGCCTTGGCTTGATGCTTTGCAAAGATTTTATCAAGAAAAACCATGGAAAGTTTTGGGCAGTCAGTGAAGTTGGAAAAGGAAGTACATTTAATTTTACGGTTCCAAAAACTAAAACTGCCTTCAAGAAATAAATTCGGACCAAAACTGTGATTTTATAAATTCTGGAGCTGTGTTCATTTCGGCTATTTCCCTCCGGCTGTAAAATCCAATGTTTCTGAGAATTTGTTGGTCAGATTCTAATTCCGGATCAGTACCCAGATTTAAACTGCCCCCTTCTTCTTTCACCAAAAAATAAAATTCAATGGCATGTATGGGGGGTTGAATCACCTGATTGATGTGGACTCTCGTCCCAACTGATATTTCCAGTCCGGTCTCTTCTTCAAACTCACGGATAAGAGCCTCTTCTATCGATTCCCCAAACTTGACCCCACCGCCGGGCGGAATCCAGGTCCATTGATTTGTAACCGGAGATCGCAGCTCGACAAGCAATAACTTTTCATCCTTAACCAGTAATCCACAAGATCGTATTCGTAAACGATTCGAGTAAGAATCTGACGTTATCAATTTTCAGCTACAGCTTTTTTAGCTTTTCGGGGCTCATATAATTTAGAAGATTTTGCATATTTGAGACTGGCTTTCACAAAATCAACAAAGAGTGGTTGTGGATTATTCACGGTACTGCGTAACTCAGGGTGAAACTGCACACCTACAAACCATGGATGATCAGGTATCTCCACAATCTCTACCAGATCACGTTCCGGGTTCATCCCCGCCAGTACCATTCCATTCTCGGTAAGTTTATATCTCAGGTTGTTGTTTACCTCATACCGGTGACGGTGTCGTTCCTCAACAACTTCCTGGCCATAAGCCTCAAAAGACTTTGTCCCCTCCTTCAGCTTACAGGTATACTTCCCAAGACGCATGGTACCACCCATATTCTCGATATTCTTTTGATCGTGCATAATATCGATGATGGGGTATTCGGTGTTTTCGTCAAACTCGGTGCTATTTGAGTCTTCCCACCCGCAAACATCTCTTGCATATTCAATGACTGCACACTGCATACCCAAACAAATTCCAAAAAATGGAATCTTATTTACGCGGGCATATTCCACAGCTGCCAGTTTTCCGGAAATACCTCTGCCTCCAAAACCCGGTGCAACAAGTACACCCGATACATCTTTGAATTCTTTTTCGACGTTCTCACGAGACAGGTTATCAGATTGAATCCATTTAATGTTCACTTTGCAATCATTAACTGCTCCGGCATGAATGAAAGCTTCTACAATAGATTTATAGGAATCATGGTGTTCAACGTATTTCCCAACCAAAGCAATATTTATATCTCCCGATGGATTGCAAACTGCCTCAACAAATCCAATCCAGTTATCGAGATTAGGTTCTTCAGTCTTCAGCTTCAGCTTTTCGATTACTCTCTTGTCAAGGCCTTCTTCCTGCATGAGCAGAGGAACTTCGTATATGCTTCTGGCATCCCGCGACTCAATCACATCTTCCAGATCTACATTACAAAACTGGGCCACTTTCCGGCGAATAGTTT
The genomic region above belongs to Gracilimonas sp. and contains:
- the lysC gene encoding lysine-sensitive aspartokinase 3, whose amino-acid sequence is MIVSKFGGTSVGTFEAMQRSARIVAADPDRQLIVISATSGTTNDLVALSANQLDSTQREELLGNIEKRHLEIIEHCKEQEKLRDAFYTEFSKLREHLDFVGRDKRWKDALYAFGELMSTRVFVEVLRQNGVDAEWLDARNVMKTDSTFGNAEPILASIKKKAAKHIQKGKTYLTQGFIGSDVFGNTTTLGRGGSDFSASLFAETVGADTLEIWTDVAGVFTTDPRIVPGAFPINEITFDEAAELSVFGGKVLHPATLKPAIRGGVNVRVASSSDPENPGTYIVKDADKKPPIRAISLRRDQTLLTLNSLEMLHQHGFLAHLFKVLAEHKISVDLVSTSEVSVALTLDTAVNAANKVELDDNILEELGRFAEVIVEKGLALIALIGNDLQKTSGIGGPLFTALEDYNVRLICHGASPNNLCFLVDQKQAEDIVRMLHNKFITE
- a CDS encoding SAM-dependent methyltransferase encodes the protein METGTLYLIPTTLGKTPDNNTIPEYTLNVLRKLDVLMVENLKSATSFLQWVGDTVPEYEIDFYPLNKNTPEQEIHSFLKPMLNGRNAGILSEAGAPGVADPGARLVKLAHQYQIRVVPLVGPSSILLALMASGFNGQEFSFHGYLPMDQNKRKSMITQLEGESRRHDRTQIFMEAPYRNNELFGDIISTCSPATRLCTATDITLPSEEIISKHISEWESMKKPDLHKRPTIFILYAK
- a CDS encoding PA0069 family radical SAM protein, whose amino-acid sequence is MAGKQNPLRGRGASDNPVNRFEGNYIDYDLDEETGEKPSQKTQLIRDDTKTVITYNKSEDIGFNASINPYRGCEHGCIYCYARPYHEYLGYSSGLDFESKIVVKYNAPELLKKELSSPKWKPQVIAMSGVTDVYQPLERKLELTRGCLEVLAEFRNPVGLITKNHLITRDIDLLCELNDYNCVSVTISVTTLDKDLTGVMEPRTSRPNRRLDAIRQLADAGIPVGVNVAPIIPGLTDHECARILEKASAAGASFAGYTIVRLPYKVKDMFKEWLEQHYPERKKKVLRKILDIRDGKLNSYEWNERMKGKGNFSKQISDLFKVQAKRLGLNEKKRYLTTDHFVKSTGTQLRLF
- a CDS encoding ankyrin repeat domain-containing protein encodes the protein MNDEISFLDAAESGDFETINSLLQDGIDVNTKDSHERTALLKAAKHGHKKIVELLIKKGAAIDHRDNRGTSALYWASTNGHYDIVQLLIENSGDVDVHDDRGWSAKDQAITHHHDGVVELLNAAGAH
- a CDS encoding serine hydrolase, with translation MKRALKFLFTFLAAAAFVFAMVIGLNYSGFETLFENEAGMAEGSQYIENTYSLAGLAEFIGEHPEWVSITSYNVNQPDSGIFYQENVPRALGATANLFLLIEYERQIAEGLLNPTESISLTEIKKFALPEISENNHNKLIEEFEDGSAPLDDVVLAMLQNSDLVSADYLWFRLGEENIRALIDTLGMSETSLPLPFSGMYTRINPSLNDTSVLNKLSYSDFAEQSIAEARKLKDDADYNQKVKDQFYDDRLSITFMQERDALAYFPQATTNQLTQLMTLLLDNEIINSEVSEAVKNKLRWPMGSEPITRSFKDYGAIYDNRMGLLGGIDFGTSIYDGHTSVQAVFFDQLPVGFWVHMSANHMQEDYQQRLIWDPALYETTQNEIAGDNE
- a CDS encoding DUF819 family protein; the protein is MDSALITSDAVTFGLLMAILAGIFVTSHSENPKWQKFYKFVPSLLLCYFIPSLLTTFGVVSEADSNLYYVASRYLLPASLVLLTLSIDLKGIMNLGPKAIIMFLAGTGSIMIGGPLALLIVGTISPEIVGGTGPEAVWRGLATVAGSWIGGGANQTAMLEVFEPSTDLFGAMVTVDIIVANIWMAFLLYGAGISEQVDKWFKADASAIDELKHNIAEYQANIARVPTLVDFTKIIAVAFVIVALGHLAGDSIGPWIDENAPALADLSLNSSFFWIVVVATTGGLILSFTKVRDLEGAGASKLGSLFLYILVMTIGMKMNIASMLDAPGFFVIGAVWILIHVAVLLTVGKLIKAPFFFVAVGSQANVGGAASAPIVASAFHSALAPVGVLLAVLGYALGTYGAYLCAIMMQAISGM